The following proteins are encoded in a genomic region of Triticum dicoccoides isolate Atlit2015 ecotype Zavitan chromosome 1B, WEW_v2.0, whole genome shotgun sequence:
- the LOC119349560 gene encoding uncharacterized protein LOC119349560, whose amino-acid sequence MEADKKPHSQPQQSWSDLPLEMAGQVLSLLPAYADRARFAAVCPQWRAAARQLQPPPLPLISLPDGTFYSLMYDKPFRFPDCGFQGYKNVCGSWLVFSRAHGCFLVDPFSRATVALPALSSVRLRPPNAVAKWSEYGGPKFADPYITWMHINDSEELRISKLIMCSPHLVAALVGIGHTSQILMCQPGALSWSVRAYDQCKDFEDMSFYQGKLYAIAKDENLLVVNISEDHSTGDPQVSWIGQAIRGDSPPWYSCVFDDNSMALKKLYLVESRGMLLMVRRTIWCQFPEPGEGNEVIAGKNEFEVFQADFQRSRWVKVSTVGDDQVLFVGRKCSRSMSVSQYGLPGDRIFFLDDDEDNRIEYAYEEENTSFGVYSMRSRSIRSGDPNISWKRCAEMYLAAWLFPQDR is encoded by the coding sequence ATGGAAGCAGACAAGAAACCACACTCGCAACCACAGCAGTCGTGGTCGGACCTCCCGCTGGAAATGGCCGGCCAGGTGCTCAGCCTGCTCCCGGCGTACGCCGACCGTGCCCGCTTCGCCGCAGTGTGCCCCCAGTGGCGTGCGGCTGCGAGGCAGCTCCAGCCCCCGCCACTTCCGCTGATCTCGCTGCCGGATGGCACCTTTTACAGCCTCATGTACGACAAGCCCTTCCGCTTCCCTGACTGTGGCTTCCAAGGGTACAAGAATGTCTGTGGCAGCTGGCTCGTCTTCTCACGTGCCCACGGGTGCTtcctggtagaccccttctccagggCCACCGTGGCGCTCCCTGCTCTCTCCAGCGTCCGACTCCGGCCTCCAAATGCTGTCGCTAAATGGTCAGAGTACGGAGGTCCAAAGTTTGCTGACCCCTACATCACATGGATGCATATCAATGACTCAGAGGAGCTGCGCATAAGTAAGCTAATCATGTGCTCACCACATCTCGTTGCTGCACTTGTTGGCATTGGGCACACCAGTCAGATTCTAATGTGCCAGCCAGGGGCCTTGTCGTGGTCAGTACGTGCTTACGACCAGTGCAAGGATTTTGAAGACATGTCATTCTACCAGGGCAAGCTGTATGCCATTGCCAAGGACGAGAACCTCCTTGTGGTGAACATCAGCGAAGACCATAGCACCGGCGATCCACAGGTTTCTTGGATTGGACAGGCCATCAGGGGTGATTCTCCTCCATGGTATTCATGTGTGTTTGACGACAACAGTATGGCCTTAAAGAAGCTCTACCTGGTTGAATCGCGTGGGATGTTGCTGATGGTACGCAGGACGATTTGGTGTCAGTTTCCTGAACCTGGAGAAGGCAATGAAGTTATTGCTGGAAAGAACGAGTTTGAGGTTTTCCAGGCTGACTTTCAGCGTTCACGGTGGGTCAAGGTGTCGACCGTGGGGGACGACCAAGTGCTGTTTGTGGGGCGAAAGTGCTCGAGGTCCATGTCCGTGTCGCAGTACGGGTTGCCGGGCGATCGCATCTTCTTCttggatgatgatgaggataatcgcATAGAGTATGCCTATGAGGAGGAGAATACTTCTTTCGGCGTCTATTCCATGAGATCCCGCAGCATCCGTTCCGGTGATCCAAATATTTCCTGGAAGCGGTGCGCTGAGATGTATCTGGCAGCATGGCTCTTCCCTCAGGACCGCTGA